From Clavelina lepadiformis chromosome 9, kaClaLepa1.1, whole genome shotgun sequence, the proteins below share one genomic window:
- the LOC143471311 gene encoding uncharacterized protein LOC143471311 isoform X1, with translation MSNGMLDQPCSSNSLRGSTTSDKARNSRVDAFASARVLSEEDLKTYYGDDTDTVTSTILSESYSSESNEQESTTNKKKSKWWRIFAFPFKKKKRSKVFKHTPPSLSSITVTDQSHVVDQNWLHFNPSEVVSAPLVADVEGIANDKKIHSVSHLDSTHHDHRKMTKSSKATVRSQKANEIPPNVFEKRTSIHVANNNQDLALTKTLKSFNEKEDIKKILAELDGQSSDEFESSLPEQTPVSGSLLNLSNSEPLTISEVPVTQNTPIPTRRSGRKSFSSANEEASEDGKKDKIGFDRSLEKKQNKEKPASGAPDDRKRKDAVSSSSSKQNSGPSQDLTIAFSPTSEGMPTPRQEQQPTPALRKSSQFFSPNAGDLADVSAADSTPFRIKHPTPQPRKKRYTKGRKRTLSSPPPMMTLPKNVNEAVNRGNARYVVAEILYHGRSLTIDEKGLIRSKLAQLVDSILTKDQASNFDRKGDNPRQHVGEMRDPARVDSVILRQSLAEEPTVVPSSKKELHAEVDLREKGVKIIPQSRTSHVKQSSAQGYPSDRRKTPIAAYGNRPNNMKRLVHHPNNSLAYDNTDVSFTLLQSHDQTDGSSRSLPRQDADGVQKRFDPRRSASRSEKRSRGEETDSAARRDQAANHSESRSLKTLYSNDAPMDNSLSELMNFMNSSNRSPSVTSQPRHYKRQQKQETPLTSNRPPSCANLINDSRRSFPRFDAWESNACSSISNVRRPAYEFFDASDQLPPTNPQNLSLRLLGRPDERTKQDTETLTSTPGSNCGNKCRLPSTSAESLPQSTPQTVKATPTSSTQIQRRWRQSATETPTEHDAWWMPREWARERGIGAYAKTRHFNELDALEREQAVQLSKNANVEKIRMCNFIKL, from the exons ATGAGTAACGGCATGCTAGATCAACCATGCTCATCAAATTCACTTCGTGGCTCGACCACTTCAGACAAAGCTCGCAACTCCCGTGTAGACGCTTTTGCAAGCGCACGAGTACTTAGCGAGGAAGACTTAAAGACATATTATGGTGACGATACTGATACCGTAACAAGCACGATTTTATCAGAAAGTTACAGCAGTGAGTCGAACGAACAAGAATCCACGACCAATAAAAAAAAGTCGAAATGGTGGCGAATTTTTGCTTTTCCATTCAAAAAGAAGAAACgttcaaaagttttcaaacatacACCACCGTCATTGTCGTCGATCACTGTAACTGACCAGTCACACGTGGTAGACCAAAATTGGCTGCATTTTAACCCCTCCGAGGTTGTTTCTGCTCCATTGGTGGCAGATGTTGAGGGAATCGCAAACGACAAAAAAATTCACTCCGTTTCTCACCTGGATAGCACTCACCATGATCACCGCAAAATGACTAAGTCTTCCAAAGCGACGGTACGAAGTCAGAAGGCAAATGAAATTCCTCCAAACGTGTTTGAAAAACGCACTTCTATACACGTTGCAAATAATAATCAAGATTTGGCGTTAACAAAAACCCTGAAAAGCTTTAATGAAAAAGAAGACATCAAGAAAATACTTGCTGAGTTAGACGGACAGAGTTCTGACGAATTTGAAAGTTCTCTTCCGGAGCAAACGCCAGTTTCTGGATCACTATTAAATTTATCTAACTCTGAACCCCTTACAATCTCTGAAGTCCCTGTAACGCAAAATACACCAATCCCGACCCGGCGAAGCGGACGGAAATCGTTTTCTTCTGCAAACGAAGAAGCGTCCGAAGATggaaaaaaagataaaattggtTTTGATCGTTCATTAGAAAAG AAACAGAATAAGGAGAAGCCTGCATCTGGGGCACCAGATGATCGCAAGAGAAAAGATGCTGTTTCCTCATCCTCTTCAAAGCAAAACTCCGGTCCGTCTCAGGATTTAACAATCGCATTTTCGCCAACTTCAGAAGGAATGCCAACACCTCGTCAAGAACAGCAGCCCACACCAGCGCTTCGCAAGAGCTCCCAATTCTTTTCCCCCAATGCAGGCGACTTGGCCGATGTATCTGCCGCAGACAGCACTCCATTTCGAATTAAGca TCCCACTCCTCAACCCAGAAAAAAGCGTTACACAAAAGGACGCAAGCGAACTTTATCGTCCCCCCCGCCAATGATGACTCTCCCGAAG AACGTTAACGAGGCAGTAAACCGAGGTAATGCACGCTACGTAGTGGCTGAAATACTTTATCACGGACGCTCGCTGACGATAGATGAGAAGGGTCTTATTCGGTCGAAACTTGCCCAACTTGTCGACTCCATTCTTACAAAGGACCAGGCGTCTAACTTTGACAGAAAG GGTGACAACCCACGGCAACATGTGGGTGAAATGCGGGACCCAGCTCGAGTGGATTCAGTTATTCTCAGACAGAGTCTTGCTGAAGAACCCACTGT AGTTCCCTCCAGCAAAAAAGAATTGCATGCAGAA GTCGATTTGAGGGAGAAAGGAGTCAAAATAATTCCTCAAAGTCGAACAAGTCACGTTAAACAA AGCTCTGCGCAAGGTTATCCTTCGGACAGACGTAAAACGCCGATCGCTGCTTATGGGAATCGGCCAAACAATATGAAGAGACTGGTTCATCACCCAAACAACAGCCTCGCATACGATAATACCGACGTGAGTTTCACTTTACTGCAAAGTCACGATCAAACGGATGGAAGCTCTCGTAGTCTTCCGCGTCAGGATGCTGATGGAGTCCAGAAGCGCTTCGACCCACGCAGATCCGCTTCCCGATCCGAGAAGCGGAGCCGGGGTGAAGAAACAGACTCCGCTGCGCGTCGCGATCAAGCAGCGAATCACTCCGAAAGCAGATCTCTGAAAACTTTGTACTCCAACGATGCGCCCATGGACAATTCCCTATCCGAGCTGATGAACTTCATGAACTCTAGCAATAGAAGTCCGTCGGTGACGTCACAGCCACGTCATTACAAACGTCAGCAAAAACAAGAGACTCCATTAACGTCGAATCGGCCTCCTTCGTGTGCAAATCTCATCAACGATTCTCGACGCTCATTCCCTCGGTTTGATGCCTGGGAATCGAATGCTTGCTCCTCGATTTCCAATGTCCGACGTCCGGCTTACGAATTTTTTGATGCGTCGGACCAGCTTCCGCCCACAAATCCTCAAAACTTATCCTTGAGGCTGCTCGGTCGCCCCGACGAGCGAACTAAGCAAGACACCGAG ACATTAACCAGCACACCAGGAAGCAATTGCGGAAACAAGTGTCGGCTGCCTTCTACTTCGGCAGAAAGCTTACCACAGTCGACGCCACAAACAG TCAAAGCCACACCGACCTCATCGACACAAATTCAACGAAGGTGGCGGCAAAGCGCTACGGAAACCCCGACGGAACACGACGCTTGGTGGATGCCTCGCGAGTGGGCGCGCGAGCGCGGCATAGGCGCTTACGCCAAAACACGTCATTTCAATGAGCTGGACGCGCTGGAGCGTGAACAGGCTGTTCAGCTTTCgaaaaatgcaaatgttgAGAAGATAAGGATGTGCAACTTTATTAAGTTGTGA
- the LOC143471311 gene encoding uncharacterized protein LOC143471311 isoform X2: MSNGMLDQPCSSNSLRGSTTSDKARNSRVDAFASARVLSEEDLKTYYGDDTDTVTSTILSESYSSESNEQESTTNKKKSKWWRIFAFPFKKKKRSKVFKHTPPSLSSITVTDQSHVVDQNWLHFNPSEVVSAPLVADVEGIANDKKIHSVSHLDSTHHDHRKMTKSSKATVRSQKANEIPPNVFEKRTSIHVANNNQDLALTKTLKSFNEKEDIKKILAELDGQSSDEFESSLPEQTPVSGSLLNLSNSEPLTISEVPVTQNTPIPTRRSGRKSFSSANEEASEDGKKDKIGFDRSLEKNKEKPASGAPDDRKRKDAVSSSSSKQNSGPSQDLTIAFSPTSEGMPTPRQEQQPTPALRKSSQFFSPNAGDLADVSAADSTPFRIKHPTPQPRKKRYTKGRKRTLSSPPPMMTLPKNVNEAVNRGNARYVVAEILYHGRSLTIDEKGLIRSKLAQLVDSILTKDQASNFDRKGDNPRQHVGEMRDPARVDSVILRQSLAEEPTVVPSSKKELHAEVDLREKGVKIIPQSRTSHVKQSSAQGYPSDRRKTPIAAYGNRPNNMKRLVHHPNNSLAYDNTDVSFTLLQSHDQTDGSSRSLPRQDADGVQKRFDPRRSASRSEKRSRGEETDSAARRDQAANHSESRSLKTLYSNDAPMDNSLSELMNFMNSSNRSPSVTSQPRHYKRQQKQETPLTSNRPPSCANLINDSRRSFPRFDAWESNACSSISNVRRPAYEFFDASDQLPPTNPQNLSLRLLGRPDERTKQDTETLTSTPGSNCGNKCRLPSTSAESLPQSTPQTVKATPTSSTQIQRRWRQSATETPTEHDAWWMPREWARERGIGAYAKTRHFNELDALEREQAVQLSKNANVEKIRMCNFIKL; encoded by the exons ATGAGTAACGGCATGCTAGATCAACCATGCTCATCAAATTCACTTCGTGGCTCGACCACTTCAGACAAAGCTCGCAACTCCCGTGTAGACGCTTTTGCAAGCGCACGAGTACTTAGCGAGGAAGACTTAAAGACATATTATGGTGACGATACTGATACCGTAACAAGCACGATTTTATCAGAAAGTTACAGCAGTGAGTCGAACGAACAAGAATCCACGACCAATAAAAAAAAGTCGAAATGGTGGCGAATTTTTGCTTTTCCATTCAAAAAGAAGAAACgttcaaaagttttcaaacatacACCACCGTCATTGTCGTCGATCACTGTAACTGACCAGTCACACGTGGTAGACCAAAATTGGCTGCATTTTAACCCCTCCGAGGTTGTTTCTGCTCCATTGGTGGCAGATGTTGAGGGAATCGCAAACGACAAAAAAATTCACTCCGTTTCTCACCTGGATAGCACTCACCATGATCACCGCAAAATGACTAAGTCTTCCAAAGCGACGGTACGAAGTCAGAAGGCAAATGAAATTCCTCCAAACGTGTTTGAAAAACGCACTTCTATACACGTTGCAAATAATAATCAAGATTTGGCGTTAACAAAAACCCTGAAAAGCTTTAATGAAAAAGAAGACATCAAGAAAATACTTGCTGAGTTAGACGGACAGAGTTCTGACGAATTTGAAAGTTCTCTTCCGGAGCAAACGCCAGTTTCTGGATCACTATTAAATTTATCTAACTCTGAACCCCTTACAATCTCTGAAGTCCCTGTAACGCAAAATACACCAATCCCGACCCGGCGAAGCGGACGGAAATCGTTTTCTTCTGCAAACGAAGAAGCGTCCGAAGATggaaaaaaagataaaattggtTTTGATCGTTCATTAGAAAAG AATAAGGAGAAGCCTGCATCTGGGGCACCAGATGATCGCAAGAGAAAAGATGCTGTTTCCTCATCCTCTTCAAAGCAAAACTCCGGTCCGTCTCAGGATTTAACAATCGCATTTTCGCCAACTTCAGAAGGAATGCCAACACCTCGTCAAGAACAGCAGCCCACACCAGCGCTTCGCAAGAGCTCCCAATTCTTTTCCCCCAATGCAGGCGACTTGGCCGATGTATCTGCCGCAGACAGCACTCCATTTCGAATTAAGca TCCCACTCCTCAACCCAGAAAAAAGCGTTACACAAAAGGACGCAAGCGAACTTTATCGTCCCCCCCGCCAATGATGACTCTCCCGAAG AACGTTAACGAGGCAGTAAACCGAGGTAATGCACGCTACGTAGTGGCTGAAATACTTTATCACGGACGCTCGCTGACGATAGATGAGAAGGGTCTTATTCGGTCGAAACTTGCCCAACTTGTCGACTCCATTCTTACAAAGGACCAGGCGTCTAACTTTGACAGAAAG GGTGACAACCCACGGCAACATGTGGGTGAAATGCGGGACCCAGCTCGAGTGGATTCAGTTATTCTCAGACAGAGTCTTGCTGAAGAACCCACTGT AGTTCCCTCCAGCAAAAAAGAATTGCATGCAGAA GTCGATTTGAGGGAGAAAGGAGTCAAAATAATTCCTCAAAGTCGAACAAGTCACGTTAAACAA AGCTCTGCGCAAGGTTATCCTTCGGACAGACGTAAAACGCCGATCGCTGCTTATGGGAATCGGCCAAACAATATGAAGAGACTGGTTCATCACCCAAACAACAGCCTCGCATACGATAATACCGACGTGAGTTTCACTTTACTGCAAAGTCACGATCAAACGGATGGAAGCTCTCGTAGTCTTCCGCGTCAGGATGCTGATGGAGTCCAGAAGCGCTTCGACCCACGCAGATCCGCTTCCCGATCCGAGAAGCGGAGCCGGGGTGAAGAAACAGACTCCGCTGCGCGTCGCGATCAAGCAGCGAATCACTCCGAAAGCAGATCTCTGAAAACTTTGTACTCCAACGATGCGCCCATGGACAATTCCCTATCCGAGCTGATGAACTTCATGAACTCTAGCAATAGAAGTCCGTCGGTGACGTCACAGCCACGTCATTACAAACGTCAGCAAAAACAAGAGACTCCATTAACGTCGAATCGGCCTCCTTCGTGTGCAAATCTCATCAACGATTCTCGACGCTCATTCCCTCGGTTTGATGCCTGGGAATCGAATGCTTGCTCCTCGATTTCCAATGTCCGACGTCCGGCTTACGAATTTTTTGATGCGTCGGACCAGCTTCCGCCCACAAATCCTCAAAACTTATCCTTGAGGCTGCTCGGTCGCCCCGACGAGCGAACTAAGCAAGACACCGAG ACATTAACCAGCACACCAGGAAGCAATTGCGGAAACAAGTGTCGGCTGCCTTCTACTTCGGCAGAAAGCTTACCACAGTCGACGCCACAAACAG TCAAAGCCACACCGACCTCATCGACACAAATTCAACGAAGGTGGCGGCAAAGCGCTACGGAAACCCCGACGGAACACGACGCTTGGTGGATGCCTCGCGAGTGGGCGCGCGAGCGCGGCATAGGCGCTTACGCCAAAACACGTCATTTCAATGAGCTGGACGCGCTGGAGCGTGAACAGGCTGTTCAGCTTTCgaaaaatgcaaatgttgAGAAGATAAGGATGTGCAACTTTATTAAGTTGTGA
- the LOC143470997 gene encoding actin-related protein 2/3 complex subunit 4 gives MSTTLRPYLNAVRATLNAAMCLENFNSQIVERHVKPEVEVKTSKELLLTPLVIARNDKEKVLIESSINSIRMSIAVKQADEIEQILCQKFMRFMMMRAENFVVLRRKPVEGYDISFLITNFHTEQMLKHKLVDFVIHFMEEIDKEISEMKLAVNARARIVAEEFLKRF, from the coding sequence ATGTCTACAACACTACGTCCGTATTTGAATGCTGTTAGGGCTACTCTTAATGCTGCCATGTGTTTGGAAAATTTCAATTCTCAGATAGTTGAGAGGCACGTTAAACCTGAAGTGGAGGTGAAAACCAGCAAAGAATTGCTCTTAACTCCATTGGTGATCGCCAGAAATGACAAGGAAAAAGTGCTCATCGAGTCGTCCATCAATTCGATCCGAATGAGCATCGCGGTGAAGCAGGCGGACGAAATCGAACAGATTCTCTGCCAGAAATTTATGAGATTCATGATGATGAGAGCTGAGAATTTCGTTGTCTTACGAAGGAAACCAGTTGAAGGCTACGACATCAGCTTCCTTATCACCAACTTCCACACGGAGCAAATGCTGAAACACAAACTGGTCGATTTTGTCATTCACTTTATGGAGGAAATCGACAAAGAGATCAGTGAAATGAAGTTAGCAGTCAATGCCAGGGCTCGTATAGTGGCCGAGGAATTTCTCAAGAGGTTTTAA